In Rhododendron vialii isolate Sample 1 chromosome 9a, ASM3025357v1, the following are encoded in one genomic region:
- the LOC131301553 gene encoding ABC transporter G family member 21-like, with amino-acid sequence MMPPGHETRMNRNLASIIPTTTTQIESVQSDPPDSSTNDVVIPSVDNQMSEQQSTPPRFSILRESLSPVTLKFEDVSYTIKLQSTKVFCFSSLEPKPTTKTILNGASGIVRPGELLAMLGPSGSGKTTLLTALSGRLPGKVSGTITYDGQPFSGSVKRKTGFVPQDDILYPHLTVLETLTYAALLKLPSKLTKDEKIEQAELVIEELGLTKCRDNVIGGPLCRGVSGGERKRVSIGQEMLVNPSLLLLDEPTSGLDSTTAQRMMATLRGLARGGKTLITTIHQPSSTLYRMFDKVLVLSEGYLIYSGRADGVMEYFGSLGYVPGFNFVNPADFLLDLANGVTPDTNQDEQRDFHSRGDDHEDQTLLRQHLISSYKKNLYPALKDEIREAPIRSASGVLPPRSSEIKWTTSWWMQFKVLLERGLKERKHESYSGLKIFQVISLSILSGLLWWHSRTSDLQDQVGLIFFFSMFWGFYPLINSMFVFPQECPMLIKERSSSMYRLSSYYFARMAGDLPMELVLPTIFTTIAYWMGGLKPSLVTFSLSLLIVLFNVLVSQGLGLALGAIVMDAKQAATLASVIMFVFLLASGYYIQRIPGFIAWLKYVSFCHYCYKLLVGVQYSAAEVYECGSGVTCRVLDFPAVRYVGLGGKCRDVVALAVMLVGYRLLAYVVLRMRQPN; translated from the exons ATGATGCCCCCTGGACATGAGACTAGAATGAATCGCAATCTGGCTAGCATCATACCTACTACTACTACCCAGATTGAATCCGTTCAGAGCGACCCACCAGATTCATCGACCAACGATGTAGTAATCCCATCTGTGGATAACCAAATGTCAGAACAACAATCAACTCCACCCCGATTCTCCATTCTACGTGAATCCTTAAGTCCCGTCACACTCAAG TTTGAAGATGTGTCATACACTATAAAGTTGCAATCCACAAAGGTGTTCTGTTTTTCATCCCTTGAGCCCAAGCCAACTACTAAAACGATCCTGAATGGTGCGAGCGGCATCGTCCGGCCCGGCGAGCTCCTAGCGATGCTAGGCCCGTCCGGAAGCGGGAAGACCACATTGCTGACCGCCCTCTCGGGCAGGCTGCCCGGTAAAGTCTCCGGCACGATAACATACGACGGGCAGCCCTTCTCGGGTTCGGTGAAGCGAAAGACCGGTTTCGTCCCCCAAGACGACATCCTGTACCCTCATCTCACCGTGCTCGAAACATTGACCTATGCTGCTTTATTGAAGTTACCGAGCAAgctcactaaagacgaaaaaattgaacaGGCGGAATTAGTTATAGAGGAGCTGGGGTTGACCAAGTGTCGAGATAACGTTATCGGGGGCCCGCTGTGTCGCGGCGTTTCTGGTGGTGAGAGAAAAAGAGTGAGTATAGGACAAGAGATGTTGGTGAACCCAAGTCTGTTGCTGCTGGATGAGCCCACTTCTGGGCTTGACTCGACCACGGCTCAGCGGATGATGGCTACATTGAGAGGGCTAGCCAGAGGGGGCAAAACCTTGATTACGACGATTCATCAGCCTTCGAGTACCCTTTACAGGATGTTTGATAAGGTGTTGGTGTTATCTGAGGGGTACCTGATTTACAGCGGACGCGCTGATGGGGTGATGGAGTATTTTGGTTCACTCGGTTATGTGCCCGGGTTTAATTTCGTGAATCCTGCTGATTTTCTGCTTGATCTTGCTAATG GTGTGACGCCGGATACAAACCAAGATGAGCAACGGGACTTCCATAGCAGAGGAGACGACCATGAAGATCAAACCTTATTGAGACAGCATTTAATATCTTCTTACAAGAAGAACCTTTACCCTGCCTTGAAGGATGAGATTCGTGAGGCCCCAATTCGATCTGCATCAGGAGTATTACCGCCAAGAA GCAGTGAAATAAAATGGACCACCAGTTGGTGGATGCAATTCAAGGTGTTGCTGGAAAGGGgcctaaaagaaagaaaacacgAGTCCTATTCGGGTTTAAAGATTTTCCAAGTCATAAGCCTCTCTATACTTTCAGGACTCCTGTGGTGGCATTCTCGTACGTCAGACTTGCAAGATCAG GTGGgacttatcttcttcttctcaatgTTCTGGGGCTTCTACCCTCTCATCAATTCCATGTTCGTGTTCCCCCAAGAATGCCCAATGCTAATAAAAGAACGTTCCTCAAGCATGTACCGCCTCTCCTCCTATTACTTTGCCAGAATGGCAGGCGACCTACCAATGGAGCTTGTGCTCCCAACTATCTTCACCACCATCGCATATTGGATGGGCGGCCTCAAACCATCACTAGTAACGTTTTCACTATCCCTCTTGATCGTCCTCTTCAATGTGCTAGTCTCTCAGGGACTTGGACTAGCACTCGGTGCAATCGTAATGGATGCGAAACAAGCAGCGACTTTAGCTTCTGTGATCATGTTCGTGTTTTTACTAGCCAGTGGATATTACATTCAGCGAATTCCGGGTTTTATAGCTTGGTTGAAGTACGTTTCATTCTGCCACTACTGTTACAAACTTTTGGTGGGGGTTCAGTATTCGGCTGCTGAGGTATATGAGTGTGGATCAGGGGTGACATGCCGGGTATTGGATTTTCCGGCCGTAAGGTATGTGGGTCTTGGTGGTAAGTGTAGGGATGTAGTGGCTTTGGCTGTTATGTTGGTTGGGTATAGGCTTTTGGCTTATGTAGTATTGAGGATGAGGCAACCTAATTGA